CGTGAAGTAGACGGTGACGATTATGAATAAGATCGGAACGATACTGAACAGTATCCTGATCATTTTTACGGCTTCTTCCCCCTGGACGTCGAGCTTGCCGTCGTAGTCCGCAAACCCGAGGCAGAGGGGAATCGCCGCCAGGGCGAGACCCGAGGAGATCTTCCTGATGAAGGTGAAGAAGCCGGCGTAGACCCCCTCCCTCCTCTTTCCGGTCATCAGCTCGTCCACATCTGAGATGTCCGGGAGCATCGCCCAGGGGAGGATTGCGACGGCCGACGTCCCCATGCCGACGACAAAGGCGTAGGCGTAGAGGAAAGTGTTGGGGATATCCGCCGGGAAAAACCAGGCGGTGGACATCGCAACGCCCCAGATAATAAGCCCTATTGTCATCGAGGTCTTCTTGGAGGTTCGGTTTGCGATGACGATATAGACCGGTAAAAAGATCATCTCCACGAACAGCAGTGTTCCCAAGAGGGCCGAGCCCATAGATTCCCGGCCGAGGTAATATTTCAGGAAGTAGAGGAACGTGGCCATGAGGATGTCGAAGGCGACGAAGGCGAAGATGTAAAGCCCCAAGAGATAGAGGAAGGAGCGGTTCCTGGAGGATTCCTTAAACGACTCCCAGAAGGGGAGGGGCTTTGACCGCTGGTACTCCGGGCGCTCGTAGGAGAAGAAGAAGGAGCTGATGAAGGGAAGCGCATAGAATAACCCGAATATCCCCGCCATCACCGCGTGGCCGGTTCCGGCGTCCGTAAATTTTGCTACGATAAGGCCCGGAAGGGCCGCCGAGAGGAGGCTCGAAAAGATGGAGAAGACCCCCCTGTAGCCGGAGATACTGCTCCTCTCGTCGTAGTCGGTGGTCAGCTCCGGGATGATGGCGTTAAAAGGAATCATGACCATCGTGAAGACCGTCCTGAAGAAGAGATGCGTAACCAGGAAATAGATAAATATTCCGATCTGATTTTCCTGATTCTCTCCCACCTTCAGCGGAAGCCACATCAAGAAAAACGAGATGGCGACCGGAAGGATGGCGATTATGAAGTAGACCCTTCTCCTCCCCCAGCGGCTCTTCGTCTTGTCGGAGAGTATCCCCATAAGCGGGTCTGTAATCGCGTCCCAGACCTTGGCGATGACCATGTTCAGCGTGATGAAGATAAAGCCAAGGTAAACGACATCGGTCAGAAAGATCGTGTAGTAGACTCCGATAAGGACGAACGACCCGCCCCCGAGGAAGTCCCCAAGGCCGAAGAAGAACTTGTAGTACCAGGGAAGCTTCTCGCCGGGAAAGGGTTTTGTTAGCGGTGACATATTTTACTCCTTAAAAAAAAGTATGTTTCGTAAAAAATCGCTGCTCTATTACTTACGCTATTGCTTAAGATATTATGACAAGCTCGATGTTCATAAGCTTGGCAAAATGCTTAAGCCTCTCGACAACGTCGCCGTAGACGACCGCGTAGTGGTGGGCCGTCCCGAGTTCGAAGAGTTTATCCAGCAGTATGTACGCATCTACCTCCGGGACGACCTCGCTCCAGTTGCCGCGCAGCGTGTAGGACGGCTCTACCGCCTCACCCCGAAAGGCCACGATCTTGTGTTCCCCCTCGGGCGTTACGATAATACGCCCCACCGTCACTTTGCCCGACTTCAGCGGGAACTCGAGGGTGTTTCCCCTGTCGTCACCCCGGTACTGCTTGTTTATCTTGGGAGTAAAATCTTTGGAGCAGAGCGAGCCGGGCGCTGCCCCGCAGTGCCAGAGGTAGAGGTTCTTCGTCTCCCTGTCGATATGGATCAGATCGGCGAACCAGGGGGAGGTGCCGGTAAGGAGATAATAGATATACATGGTGAGGGTCCCGTAGAAGTCGTTCTCGCAGCCGGTCATTATCCCCTCGTCCGTTAGCCTCCCGTTTATCATGCAGGTGTTGAGCCCCCGCCTCATAAGCTCCGGCCAGCACTTGATGCCGAGGTAGTCTATCTCGTTTTCCCTGATGAACTGTCTTATGGCGAGAAAGAGCCTCGACGATTTTGCGTTCGACTCATCGTCCGCCAGCCCCATCTCCCCTAACTTCATCATTTCGGCGATGTCCCTTTTGACATCAACATCGTCGATATTGTCGTAGCGCTCGAGGATATCCAGAAGCTCCCCATGGACCGTCCTTATCGAGAACTTTTTTAAAACCTCCGGCTCGTCGAACGTGGAGCTGTAAAAGCCGGGGGGGCGGGAGCCTATGGAGCCGTAGGTCGATCCCTCGACCATCTTCTTTGCTAAGACCGAGGCGATGATGTCGTTTAGTTTATCTCTCGCCTCTTCCCTCTCCGGGTTGCCGTAGATGTAAAATACCGTCCTGCCGATCCTTTTCAGGGTGGCGGCGTTCATCATGGTGCCGCACAAGGAATTCCGCTCGATGGAGCCGGAGTCGAAGGGGAGCTCCTCCAGCGCCCAGAGGAGTACCGGGGCATCCCCGAAAGTTTTCAGTATCTTCAGCATGACGTTGTCCCAGGTAAAGGCCCCCTGGACGAGGATCACGAGGTCCATCCTCTTTCCTTTAAGCTCATCGAGGCCGTCCTCCTTCCGGTAGGTGTACTCTTTTATCGGCTCCCTGGAGCGGAAGAGGTTCACCCTCCCGTCGTCCTTAAGGAGCGCTATCGCCTCTTCAAAGGCCTCCAGCGAAAGACCGACGGGAAAGTGGGGGGCCGATGTCATCGTAATGTAGACGTCTATCTTTTTCATGTCACCCTTTTTTTAGATATTGTTTGCATTGCCTTCATATGAAATATTGGATCGGCTATCTCTCCTCCTCGTGGAATCTCCACTCCTCCCCGATCAGTCGATGGCATATCCCGATGGCGGCTATCTCCGGGCCGATGTCGAGGTAGTCGAAGTCGGCGTTTCTGAAGTGGCTGATGTACCCGCCGTCCTCGAAGTGCTCGGCCGTTATCTCCTTTATTCTCTTTATCGGGTCCCCGTATATTTTGAATAGCTCGCCGGTCAATATGACGAGGTCGGGAACCGTCACGTTTATGACGTTAAGGAGCGCGATGGTAAAGAGTTTGAGCCTCCTGTCGAGCTCCCTTTTGATCTCGCCGCTTCCGTTTCGGTATTCACCGGCCAGGCGGTCTAGTAGCGCTGTGTCTTTTGCGTTCCCATCGTCTTCAATCATCTCCGGCGCTATCTTAATGAAGCTGTTTAACGAAAAGTAGCAGTCGA
This genomic interval from Candidatus Zymogenus saltonus contains the following:
- a CDS encoding MFS transporter, whose protein sequence is MSPLTKPFPGEKLPWYYKFFFGLGDFLGGGSFVLIGVYYTIFLTDVVYLGFIFITLNMVIAKVWDAITDPLMGILSDKTKSRWGRRRVYFIIAILPVAISFFLMWLPLKVGENQENQIGIFIYFLVTHLFFRTVFTMVMIPFNAIIPELTTDYDERSSISGYRGVFSIFSSLLSAALPGLIVAKFTDAGTGHAVMAGIFGLFYALPFISSFFFSYERPEYQRSKPLPFWESFKESSRNRSFLYLLGLYIFAFVAFDILMATFLYFLKYYLGRESMGSALLGTLLFVEMIFLPVYIVIANRTSKKTSMTIGLIIWGVAMSTAWFFPADIPNTFLYAYAFVVGMGTSAVAILPWAMLPDISDVDELMTGKRREGVYAGFFTFIRKISSGLALAAIPLCLGFADYDGKLDVQGEEAVKMIRILFSIVPILFIIVTVYFTTKFPLNSHTHAVCMNEIRRRKGDDYDDMGLSEEEKERILTALTGSPDRWKGKA